The following proteins are encoded in a genomic region of Drosophila willistoni isolate 14030-0811.24 chromosome 3R, UCI_dwil_1.1, whole genome shotgun sequence:
- the LOC6651401 gene encoding prolyl 4-hydroxylase subunit alpha-1 has product MLPLRRVLIILIIFKTSLSHLEINYMTLPTHKQKLLEIDLELIGNLERFVNKLQEKIDTLQRLADEIRQPLIEAEGREEEYLGNPLNSFPLLRHLYSDWDLLEEFIANQVGQEQIDFLKEKLSELPLPKDLSAATEAIYRIELAYGVKPFDLAKGLIDGVQYDAKLSSLDCYVMATHHFRLGDYAKASQWLTVALSLMNPSDMKINSVFKYQRTDVGLMLARCFLEMGSEREARYVLSKEVNMTTEEIDVKIKQLQLVGDDSYQHQKYVPDHLLPEGFNAICQSSHKPKPTKHLYCRYNTTTTPFLRLAPFRMEELSLNPYMVAYHNVLSDEEIRQLNRMSAPLLKKAFPVSAVDIDYDVRTVDTAWFPNSETPHTKENDRLIKRIVNIVSDLTGLNADVADSFQAVRYGFGGHYSPHHDYFNESIHQTAVNGDRLATVLFYLNTVKHGGATVFPLLNLKVPAEKGKVLFWYNLDGESLDFDENTEHGVCPVVDGIKLVLASWINEWDQMFIKPNYRPRKQSC; this is encoded by the exons ATGTTGCCACTTAGAAGGGTTCTAATAATcctaattatatttaaaacgAGTCTAAGTCATTTGGAAATAAACTATATGACTTTgccaacacacaaacaaaaactgcTGGAAATTGATTTAGAACTAATTGGAAATCTCGAACGATTTGTAAATAAATTACAGGAGAAAATTGATACGCTACAAAG GTTAGCCGATGAGATACGCCAACCATTGATTGAAGCCGAGGGCAGAGAGGAGGAGTATCTTGGCAATCCTTTGAATAGTTTCCCACTTCTACGTCATCTTTACTCAGATTGGGACCTTCTGGAGGAGTTCATTGCAAATCAAGTTGGTCAAG AACAAATTGATTTTCTGAAAGAGAAGTTATCAGAATTACCACTACCCAAGGATCTGTCAGCTGCTACAGAAGCTATTTACCGCATTGAACTTGCTTATGGTGTAAAGCCTTTCGATTTGGCCAAGGGTCTAATAGATGGGGTTCAGTATGA TGCGAAGCTCTCATCATTAGACTGTTATGTCATGGCCACGCATCATTTTCGCCTGGGAGATTACGCAAAGGCCAGCCAATGGCTGACTGTGGCTTTGTCCTTGATGAATCCCTCCGATATGAAGATAAACAGTGTATTTAAATACCAACGAACTGATGTTGGTTTAATGCTTGCCCGATGCTTTCTAGAAATGG GTAGTGAAAGAGAAGCTCGCTACGTTTTAAGCAAAGAGGTTAATATGACCACTGAAGAAATAGATGTTAAGATAAAGCAACTCCAACTGGTAGGTGACGATAGTTatcaacatcaaaaatatgtCCCAGACCATTTATTACCAGAAGGATTCAATGCGATATGTCAATCTTCACACAAACCAAAACCCACCAAACATCTATATTGCCGTTataacacaacaacaactccaTTTTTACGCCTGGCTCCTTTCCGTATGGAAGAATTATCCCTAAATCCCTACATGGTGGCATATCACAACGTTCTGTCCGATGAGGAGATTAGACAATTAAATCGGATGAGTGCTCCTTTGCTTAAGAAGGCATTCCCCGTATCTGCTGTGGATATCGATTACGATGTCCGAACTGTCGATACTGCTTGGTTCCCGAATTCTGAGACTCCGCACACCAAAGAAAACGATCGACTTATCAAACGCATTGTTAACATTGTGTCTGATTTGACAGGACTCAATGCGGATGTGGCTGATAGCTTTCAGGCGGTCAGATATGGCTTTGGCGGACACTACTCACCGCATCATGATTATtttaatgagtcaatacatCAAACAGCAGTTAATGGTGATCGCCTTGCCACGGTATTGTTCTAT CTCAACACTGTTAAGCATGGCGGAGCCACTGTATTTCCTTTACTCAATTTAAAAGTTCCAGCTGAAAAGGGCAAGGTACTCTTTTGGTACAATCTCGATGGAGAGTCACTTGATTTCGATGAAAACACTGAGCATGGAGTGTGTCCGGTTGTAGATGGCATAAAACTGG TTCTGGCATCTTGGATAAACGAGTGGGACCAAATGTTTATTAAGCCCAACTATCGTCCAAGAAAACAATCTTGTTGA
- the LOC6651400 gene encoding uncharacterized protein LOC6651400: protein MFCPFYLILAALPIQAASSKDLKNLIGLENELLQNFRGYAKELEEKINNIDAALLDYKKDMVEATSDPELFLSNPLNAFRLMRHMHQDWTNWQIYMKQRVGTEQVRNIQRLLPKAPPRKAFQKAVRNLQNLTKFYDYEPSFLVNQKEFHSELYLSPLDCYHIGIELYQQHKYFEAAKWLTAAADNYTSSEYSDLYSTIGVPRWKVYQMQSKVFQNLYWHEKALKALNSAIDLDRYNVDLLQQRRELELLGLYDPQEPLPLPETKTTPFQWQCQQNFPLSSDLSCQYTTMVSPFLELAPLKLEEVYDEPYTMLYHDVISFHEVHHIKAAFDKCPSYAKFKMSNGLLKGCSISDRFSIVTKRINELTKDMTGLTKDMKNLHVLKYDQLYDAVRLFELFKTSPKFDNVDFEDIEATVIIFLNDVKVGGALTIPNQYITIYPHLRDALVIFNEGDFEHIICPNVVGSGLVIVKFFHIEEDELADEIRQPLIEAEGREEEYLGNPLNSFPLLRHLYSDWDLLEEFIANQVGQEQIDFLKEKLSELPLPKDLSAATEAIYRIELAYGVKPFDLAKGLIDGVQYDAKLSSLDCYVMATHHFRLGDYAKASQWLTVALSLMNPSDMKINSVFKYQRTDVGLMLARCFLEMGSEREARYVLSKEVNMTTEEIDVKIKQLQLVGDDSYQHQKYVPDHLLPEGFNAICQSSHKPKPTKHLYCRYNTTTTPFLRLAPFRMEELSLNPYMVAYHNVLSDEEIRQLNRMSAPLLKKAFPVSAVDIDYDVRTVDTAWFPNSETPHTKENDRLIKRIVNIVSDLTGLNADVADSFQAVRYGFGGHYSPHHDYFNESIHQTAVNGDRLATVLFYLNTVKHGGATVFPLLNLKVPAEKGKVLFWYNLDGESLDFDENTEHGVCPVVDGIKLVFHTVISLKYSMFVGNFHQLRLVSPTTMLQFRTFLIILIIIKITLSQLEINYLSMTTHKQKLLEVDLELIENLERFVNKLQEKIDTLQRLADEIRQPLIEAEGRQEEYLGNPLNSFTLLRHLYSDWDLLEEFIANQVGQEQIDFLKEKLSELPLPKDLSAATEAIYRIELAYGVKPSDLAKGLIDGVQYDAKLSSLDCYVMATHHFRLGDHAKASQWLTVALSLMNPSDMKINSVFKYQRTDVGLMLARCFLEMGSEREARYVLSKEVNMTTEEIDVKIKQLQLVGDEGYQQQTFGPEILLPKEFNAICQSSHKPKHTKLHCRYNTTTTPFLRLAPFRMEELSLDPYIVAYYNVLSDQEITQLDRLTATLLKKTFAIGPDDDYDDNARTADGAWFPNNETPRTEENIQLIERIINLVSDLTGLQGDKADSFQAVRYGFGGHYTPHFDYLNMSIDQTAFYGDRLATVFFYLNTVKHGGATVFPSLNLKVPAEKGKVLFWYNLDGESFDFDENTEHGGCPVVDGIKLGLVSWINEYDQMFIKPNYRPRNQTY from the exons ATGTTTTGCCCGTTTTATTTGATATTGGCTGCCCTCCCCATCCAAGCAGCCAGCTCGAAGGATTTGAAGAATCTGATTGGCCTAGAGAATGAGCTATTGCAAAATTTTCGGGGTTATGCCAAAGAGTTGGAAGAGAAAATTAATAACATCGATGC AGCTTTGCTGGACTATAAAAAGGACATGGTGGAAGCTACAAGTGATCCCGAATTGTTTTTATCGAATCCATTGAATGCCTTTCGACTAATGCGTCATATGCATCAAGATTGGACCAATTGGCAGATATATATGAAACAACGAGTGGGCACCGAGCAAGTGAGGAACATACAAAGACTACTTCCAAAGGCTCCTCCACGCAAGGCCTTTCAAAAGGCGGTGAGAAACCTACAAAACTTAACAAAGTTTTACGATTATGAGCCAAGTTTCTTGGTCAACCAGAAAGAATTTCACAG TGAATTGTATCTTTCTCCCTTGGACTGCTATCACATTGGAATTGAATTGTACCAGCAACATAAATACTTTGAGGCAGCCAAATGGTTAACGGCTGCAGCGGATAACTATACGTCATCGGAATACAGTGATCTGTACAGTACGATAGGAGTTCCCCGTTGGAAGGTTTACCAAATGCAGTCAAAAGTATTTCAGAACTTAT ATTGGCATGAGAAGGCATTAAAAGCATTAAATTCAGCTATTGATTTGGATCGATACAACGTGGATTTGCTGCAGCAACGAAGAGAACTGGAACTACTTGGACTCTACGATCCACAGGAGCCTTTGCCACTGCCTGAGACAAAGACCACCCCATTTCAGTGGCAATGTCAACAAAATTTTCCTCTCAGCAGTGACCTATCCTGTCAATACACAACTATGGTATCTCCCTTTCTGGAATTAGCTCCCCTGAAGCTTGAAGAGGTTTATGATGAACCCTATACAATGCTGTATCACGATGTCATCTCCTTCCACGAGGTTCATCACATCAAAGCTGCCTTCGACAAGTGTCCCTCTTATGCTAAATTTAAAATGAGTAATGGCCTCCTTAAAGGATGTTCCATTTCCGATCGTTTTAGTATCGTGACTAAACGCATTAACGAGCTTACCAAGGATATGACAGGGCTAACTAAAGATATGAAGAATTTACACGTTTTGAAATATGATCAGCTCTATGATGCGGTCAGGCTTTTTGAGTTATTCAAGACATCTCCAAag TTTGACAACGTCGATTTTGAAGATATTGAGGCCACTGTGATTATTTTC CTCAATGATGTCAAAGTGGGCGGAGCTCTTACCATACCAAATCAATATATAACGATCTATCCTCATTTAAGAGATGCTTTGGTAATCTTTAATGAGGGAGATTTTGAGCACATTATCTGTCCCAATGTGGTCGGCTCTGGACTAG TTATTGTAAAGTTTTTCCACATTGAGGAAGACGA GTTAGCCGATGAGATACGCCAACCATTGATTGAAGCCGAGGGCAGAGAGGAGGAGTATCTTGGCAATCCTTTGAATAGTTTCCCACTTCTACGTCATCTTTACTCAGATTGGGACCTTCTGGAGGAGTTCATTGCAAATCAAGTTGGTCAAG AACAAATTGATTTTCTGAAAGAGAAGTTATCAGAATTACCACTACCCAAGGATCTGTCAGCTGCTACAGAAGCTATTTACCGCATTGAACTTGCTTATGGTGTAAAGCCTTTCGATTTGGCCAAGGGTCTAATAGATGGGGTTCAGTATGA TGCGAAGCTCTCATCATTAGACTGTTATGTCATGGCCACGCATCATTTTCGCCTGGGAGATTACGCAAAGGCCAGCCAATGGCTGACTGTGGCTTTGTCCTTGATGAATCCCTCCGATATGAAGATAAACAGTGTATTTAAATACCAACGAACTGATGTTGGTTTAATGCTTGCCCGATGCTTTCTAGAAATGG GTAGTGAAAGAGAAGCTCGCTACGTTTTAAGCAAAGAGGTTAATATGACCACTGAAGAAATAGATGTTAAGATAAAGCAACTCCAACTGGTAGGTGACGATAGTTatcaacatcaaaaatatgtCCCAGACCATTTATTACCAGAAGGATTCAATGCGATATGTCAATCTTCACACAAACCAAAACCCACCAAACATCTATATTGCCGTTataacacaacaacaactccaTTTTTACGCCTGGCTCCTTTCCGTATGGAAGAATTATCCCTAAATCCCTACATGGTGGCATATCACAACGTTCTGTCCGATGAGGAGATTAGACAATTAAATCGGATGAGTGCTCCTTTGCTTAAGAAGGCATTCCCCGTATCTGCTGTGGATATCGATTACGATGTCCGAACTGTCGATACTGCTTGGTTCCCGAATTCTGAGACTCCGCACACCAAAGAAAACGATCGACTTATCAAACGCATTGTTAACATTGTGTCTGATTTGACAGGACTCAATGCGGATGTGGCTGATAGCTTTCAGGCGGTCAGATATGGCTTTGGCGGACACTACTCACCGCATCATGATTATtttaatgagtcaatacatCAAACAGCAGTTAATGGTGATCGCCTTGCCACGGTATTGTTCTAT CTCAACACTGTTAAGCATGGCGGAGCCACTGTATTTCCTTTACTCAATTTAAAAGTTCCAGCTGAAAAGGGCAAGGTACTCTTTTGGTACAATCTCGATGGAGAGTCACTTGATTTCGATGAAAACACTGAGCATGGAGTGTGTCCGGTTGTAGATGGCATAAAACTGG TTTTTCACACTGTAATTAGTTTAAAATATTCCATGTTTGTTGGAAACTTTCATCAGTTAAGATTGGTTTCTCCAACGACGATGTTGCAATTCAGAACGTTTCTAATAATCCTAATTATcattaaaataactttaagtCAATTGGAAATAAACTATTTGAGTATGACAACCCACAAACAGAAACTGCTGGAAGTTGATTTAGAACTAATTGAAAATCTCGAACGATTTGTAAATAAATTACAGGAGAAAATCGATACGCTACAAAG GTTAGCCGATGAGATACGCCAACCACTGATTGAAGCCGAGGGCAGACAGGAGGAGTATCTTGGCAATCCTTTGAATAGCTTCACACTTCTACGTCATCTTTACTCAGATTGGGACCTTCTGGAGGAGTTCATTGCAAATCAAGTTGGTCAAG AACAAATTGATTTTCTGAAAGAGAAGTTATCAGAATTACCACTACCCAAGGATCTATCAGCTGCTACAGAAGCTATTTACCGCATTGAACTTGCTTATGGTGTAAAGCCTTCCGATTTGGCCAAGGGTCTAATAGATGGCGTTCAGTATGA TGCGAAGCTCTCATCATTAGACTGTTATGTCATGGCCACGCATCATTTTCGCCTGGGAGATCACGCAAAAGCCAGCCAATGGCTGACTGTGGCTTTGTCCTTGATGAATCCCTCCGATATGAAGATAAACAGTGTATTTAAATACCAACGAACTGATGTTGGTTTAATGCTTGCCCGATGCTTTCTAGAAATGG GTAGTGAAAGAGAAGCTCGCTACGTTTTAAGCAAAGAGGTTAATATGACCACTGAAGAAATAGATGTTAAGATTAAGCAACTCCAACTGGTAGGTGACGAAGGTTATCAGCAACAAACATTTGGTCCAGAGATTTTATTACCAAAAGAATTCAACGCGATATGTCAATCTTCACATAAACCAAAACATACGAAACTTCATTGTCGATATAATACAACAACGACACCATTTTTACGCTTGGCTCCTTTCCGTATGGAAGAGTTATCCCTAGATCCTTACATAGTGGCATATTACAATGTTCTGTCCGATCAAGAGATTACACAATTGGATCGCCTGACTGCGACTTTGCTTAAGAAGACATTCGCCATAGGCCCTGACGATGATTACGACGACAATGCCCGAACTGCCGATGGTGCCTGGTTCCCAAACAATGAGACTCCGCGCACCGAAGAAAACATTCAACTTATTGAACGCATCATTAACCTTGTGTCTGATCTGACAGGTCTTCAAGGAGATAAGGCTGATAGCTTTCAGGCGGTCAGATATGGCTTTGGTGGACACTACACGCCACATTTTGATTATTTGAATATGTCTATAGATCAAACAGCATTCTATGGTGATCGCCTTGCCACGGTTTTCTTCTAC CTGAACACTGTAAAGCATGGCGGAGCCACTGTATTTCCTTCGCTCAACTTAAAAGTTCCAGCTGAAAAGGGCAAGGTTCTTTTTTGGTACAATCTCGATGGAGAGTCATTTGATTTCGATGAGAATACTGAGCATGGAGGATGTCCGGTGGTAGATGGCATCAAACTGG GTCTGGTATCTTGGATAAACGAGTACGATCAAATGTTTATCAAGCCCAATTATCGTCCAAGAAATCAAACTTACTAA